In the Enterobacter cloacae subsp. cloacae ATCC 13047 genome, CCTGCTCGCCGCCGAAGTTTTTCGACTGGCCGCCAAACGGACGTTGATAGATGGTGCCATTTTCCAGACGGGAGAACGGCAGACCCATATGATCCAGCTCCAGAATCGCTTCCGGGCCAGTCTTACACATATATTCGATGGCATCCTGGTCGCCGATGTAGTCGGACCCTTTTACCGTGTCGTACATGTGCCATTCCCAGTTATCTTCATGGGAGTTACCCAGCGCAACGGTAATACCGCCCTGCGCAGATACCGTGTGGGAACGGGTCGGGAATACTTTAGAGAGCAGCGCACAGGTCTGGCCGCTCTGGGAAATTTGCAGCGCGGCGCGCATACCTGCGCCACCCGCACCAATCACAACAGCATCAAATTCTCTGACTGGCAGTTTCATTACACACCCCACACCACAACGAATCCATAAATAACGTAAACCACCAGTGCAACGACAATGGCCAGCTGCAGAGGAAGGCGAATTGCCAGCGGTTTAACGTAATCGGTCAACACCTGCCACATGCCAATCCAGGCATGAATAAGAATGGAGAACAGCGCCAGCAGGGTGAACACTTTGGTGAAGGCAGATCCGAAGAACCCACTCCAGATTTCCCACGTCAGCGTGCCGCTGGTCGCGAAGAAACCGATCATATAGATGATGTAGAGGGTGAGAACGATGGCGGTAGCACGGACCAGAATGAAGTCATGTACGCCGTTGCGTCCTAATGCGGAGGCGTTGCTTACCATACGAGAACTCCTGCGAGAAGTGAAAGCACGACTGTAATCACAAATGAAATGTTAGCGGAACGTTTCCCGGCTTCGAAAGTCTCTTCCAGGTAACCAAAGTCCATCAGCATATGGCGAATACCCACCACAACGTGGTACGCCAGCGCAGTCAGAATGCCCCACATGATGAATTTCACGAAGAAGCTGTTCATGATGGCAGAGGCCTGGAGGAATCCTTCAGGAGAAGAGAGGCTGGTGCCCAGTAACCACAGCAGAATGCCTACCGCCACAAACGTAATCACACCCGATACACGGTGCAGAATGGACGCTATTGCTGTTACGGGGAACCGGATCGTTTTGAGATCCAGATTGACAGGTCTTTGTTTTTTCACATTTCTTATCATGAATAACGCCCACATGCTGTTCTTATTGTTTCCTTCCTCCGGACTGCGATGCGGGTCAGACAGCGTTCCTTTTCTATAACTGCGCGTCATGCAAAACATTGCTTCCAAATGCTAAAACGACACGTTACAACGCTGGGTGGCTCGGGATTGCAGGGTGTTCCGGAGACCTGGCGGCAGTATAGGCCGTTCACAAAATCATTACAATTAACCTACATACAGTTTGTCGGGTTTTCTCTGGAACAGTGATCAGGGTCACGATAACAACATCTTTTTAATTTTTAATCATCTGATTTGACAAATGTTAAACAATATTGTTACAAACGTCATCAGAAAAGGCATATAATGCGCAAAAGTTATGAGGTCTCTCTTTCACCTGACAAATAGTTATGTAACAGTGTGATGGTATTGACCGAAGTTATCAGGACAGTTATTAGTGATATACAGGTTTGAAAAATTCGGACTGCAAAAACGCTGATTTGCTGTTGTTTCACTGATATTTCATTCGTTTACCTGCAAGGCGCCATAGCTCTGTACCCTGGTTTGTCCTCGTGAGCTGAGCGGTAAGCCAAATAACAATCTGGTAACGGTGATTAACAGCTGAAAGCAAATCCGGTAAAGCGCAGTCTTAAGCATAAGGCGCTAAGGAGACCGTAAATGGCTGATACAAAGGCAAAACTCACCCTCAACGGTGGTGATGCTATTGAACTGGATGTGCTAAAAGGCACGCTCGGTCAGGATGTTATTGATATCCGTACGCTGGGTTCCAAAGGAGTGTTCACCTTTGACCCTGGATTTACCTCTACCGCATCTTGCGAATCCAAAATCACCTACATTGACGGTGACGAAGGTATCCTGCTCCATCGCGGCTTCCCCATCGATCAGTTAGCCACCGAATCCAACTATCTGGAAGTGTGCTACATCCTGCTGAACGGCGAAAAGCCGACGCAGGCTCAGTATGATGAATTCAAAACCACCGTCACCCGTCACACCATGATCCATGAGCAGATTACCCGTCTGTTCCATGCGTTCCGTCGTGACTCTCACCCGATGGCGGTGATGTGCGGGATTACCGGTGCGCTGGCGGCGTTCTACCACGACTCCCTTGACGTGAATAACCCACGCCACCGCGATATCGCCGCGTTCCGCCTGCTGTCCAAAATGCCAACCATGGCAGCGATGTGCTACAAATACTCCATCGGTCAGCCGTTCGTGTATCCACGTAACGACCTCTCCTATGCCGGTAACTTCCTGCGCATGATGTTCTCCACGCCGTGCGAAGAGTACGAAGTGAACCCGGTGCTGGAACGCGCGATGGACCGTATTCTGATCCTGCACGCTGACCATGAACAGAACGCCTCTACCTCCACCGTCCGTACCGCAGGCTCTTCAGGTGCGAACCCGTTCGCCTGTATCGCTGCGGGCATCGCCTCCCTGTGGGGACCGGCGCACGGCGGCGCGAACGAAGCTGCACTGAAGATGCTGGAAGAGATCAGCACCGTTGAGCACATTCCTGAATTCGTGCGCCGCGCGAAAGACAAGAATGACTCCTTCCGTCTGATGGGCTTCGGTCACCGTGTGTACAAAAACTACGACCCACGTGCAACCGTGATGCGTGAAACCTGCCACGAAGTGCTGAAAGAGCTGGGCACCAAAGACGATCTGCTGGAAGTGGCGATGGAGCTGGAACACATCGCGCTGAACGACCCGTACTTCATCGAGAAGAAACTCTACCCGAACGTAGACTTCTACTCTGGCATTATTCTGAAAGCGATGGGCATTCCGTCATCCATGTTCACCGTGATCTTCGCCATGGCACGTACCGTGGGCTGGATTGCGCACTGGAACGAAATGCACAGCGAAGGCATGAAAATCGCCCGTCCTCGTCAGCTGTATACCGGCTACGAGCAGCGTGATTTTAAGTCTGATCTTAAGCGCTAAAAGACGTGGGTGCGGCCTGATGCCCTCACCCCGCCCCTCTCCCACCGGGAGAGGGTGAAAACATTAAAAACGGTAACCTGAGGGTTACCGTTTTACTTTTTACCTCTGGCACCCGGGACACCAGTAAAACGGTCGTGAAGAGAGCGTTGTCTTCTCAATCACCCCACCGCACCGCTCGCACCTCTTCCCCGCCCGATGAAACACCTTAAAGCGGAATAGCGCCCCGTGATGCTTGTTGTCATCTACCACGCCGCGGGTGTTGTACGATAGCCGCGGAATATCCAGCAGCGCGTGAGAGAGCACTTCCAGCTGGTCATCGCTCAACTGCGACGCTTTATGCTGCGCCGCCAGCCCGACCTCCCAGAGAATTTCGACGCGAAGGTAATTGCCTAATCCGGCCAGGAACGCCTGATCGAGCAGTAGCCCGGAAAATTGCCGGTTGCGGAATTTAGGGGATAACAGGCGGGCTTTGACATCGTTCGCCGTCAGACGCATATCCAGCACGTCCGGCCCGACCCGCTGTAAGAACGGGTGCGTAAGCAGTTGCTCCGGCGTTAACATTTCGATATCAGACGCGCTATACAGCAAAATCGCTTTATCCGCGGTTTGCAGCCTGACGCGCAGCACACGGGTGGTTTGCGGCTGCTCGTTGGTGTTAACCACCCGCCAGACGCCATAAAGCTGGTTGTGGCTGTATAACGTCAGGTTATGAGAAAAATGCGTGAGTAACGCCTTTCCCCGCGTTTCGATGTGGGTCACCGTTTGTCCCACCAGCGGTGCTTCAAACGGCTTCAGTTGAGGAAAAGCAAACCAGACGTCCGTCAGGGGTTTGCCTTTTATCGCCGCCTCGAGGCTATCCGCAGCGCGGCGGATCTCCGGGCCTTCTGGCATCTCTTTATCCTTATGATTTTCAGGCGCTGACGAGGATCCCCTGCTCTGCAAACGCCGCCCGTAAGCGGCGGGCAAACTGCAGCGCGTGCTCGCCATCACCGTGTAAGCATACTGTGTCAGCCTGAACGCTGGCCGTTGTACCTTCAACCGTTGTTACTGTTCCCTCGCGCACCATCTGAAGGGTCTGCGCCAGCGCCAGAGACTCATCGGTGATCAGCGCGTTGGGCCGGGAACGGGGAACCAGGGTTCCGTCGGGCTGATAGCCTCGGTCGGCAAACACTTCCTGGCGGGTGGTTAACCCCAGACGCTGACCGGCGCGAATCAGCTCGCTCCCCGCCAGGCCAACCAGGATCAGTTGTGGGTTGCAATCGAACACTGCCCGGGCGATAGCCTCTGCCAGCGCGGGGTCGTTCGCCGCCTGATTATAGAGCATGCCGTGCGGCTTCACGTGGCGCAGCGCGCCCTGCTGCGAACGCACAATCGCCTCGAGCGCGCCAATCTGGTAAAGCGTCTGGGCGTAGACCGTTTTGGGCGGGAGATCCATCGCCGTGCGGCCAAAATTCTCCCGGTCAGGGAAGCTCGGATGCGCCCCTATCGCAACACCATTTTTGATGGCACTGCGCACGCTCGCCAGCATCGTTTGGGCATCACCCGCGTGAAAACCGCAGGCGATATTCACCGAGGTGACCAGGGTCATCAGTTCAGCGTCGGCGCTGCCGCCCTCGCCCAGATCGGCGTTTAAATCAATCTTTACCATCAAGCCTCCACGCCAGTTGTTCCAGATAACGCTGCTGGTCCTGCCGCGCCTTCAGCGCCTCCTCCAGGGAGCATTGCACGAAGTGAATCGGCTGTCCGAGAGGGATTTGCGCCAGATGGTAGCGATCGGCCTCAATGATGCAGGCGATGCGCGGGTAACCGCCCGTGGTCTGTGCATCGTTCATCAACACAATCGGTTGACCGTTACCCGGTACCTGAATGACACCGGGCAACAGACCGTGTGAAAGCAGTTCGCGGTCCGTCGTACGGGTCAGCGGCTGCCCCTGAAGACGATACCCCATGCGGTTACTCTGCGGGCTAATCTTCCACGGCGAGCGCCAGAAAGACTCCTGAGACACCTCATCAAATTCCTGATACTCCGGCCCCGGCAGGGCGCGGATCTGGTTTCCCCACAGGAGCTGTTTTACACCCTGCGCGGTTGAAAAGTGCCGCGTTGACGGTTTTATCGCCAGACGATCGCCATCGCGCAACAAACGTCCTTCGTGACCGCCAATTCCGGCTTTCTGATCGGTACTGGATGAGCCCAGCACCTCCGGCACGTCAATCCCACCGGCAACGGCAAGATAACTGCGAACCCCATGCTGAGGTCGCTTAAGCGTTAAACGTTGTCCGGCTTTTGCCCGCAGTCGCCAGCCGGTCCAGACCGCTTTGCCATCAAGCGTGGCATCGCACCCGGCGCCGGTTAACGCAAACCAGGTCTCCTGACTAAATTCAATGACACACTGCCCCAGCGTAATTTCGAGCGCAGCCGTATTGCCGGGATTGCCCACCAGCACGTTGGCAATCTCCAGTGCTGGTCTGTCCAGCGCGCCACAATAGCTCACGCCAGACTGGCGCATGCCAAAGCGACCCGCATCCTGAACAGAGGTGTAAAGCCCGGCGCGAATAAGCGTTAACATACCCCCTCCTTCTGCGGGATAAAGCGAAGGGTGTCGCCAGGACGCAGGAGGACCGGCGAGTCCAGGCCCGGTTCAAATAACGGCATAGACGTGTGTCCGATGAGCTGCCAGCCCCCCGGCGACGCCAGCGGATAAATGCCCGTCTGTTCGCCGCCAATCGCGACGGTACCTGCCGGCACGCTCAGACGCGGCTCAGCGCGACGTGGCGTATGCAGTGCCGAAGGGAGTCCGCCCAGATACGGGAAGCCCGGCTGGAATCCCAAAAACCAGACCACATAATCAACGGAGGCGTGCAGCTCAACGACCTGTTTTTCGGTTAGCCCACTGTGTTCAGCCACCACGCCAAGATCGGGTCCCCCTGTGCCCCCATACACCACCGGGATCTCAATCGTGCGGGATTCCGGCTCCAGCGCTTCGCTCTCCTCCCACCAGCGCTGTAAACGTTCAATGGCATCCAGTGCCAGCGTATGCGGATTACGCAGCACCACGGTGATGTTATTCATCCCCGGGATCGCTTCAACCACCTCCGGCACATCCACCAGACGCTGCGTTAACCGCCAGATACGCTTTTGGGTAGCAAGGGTGACGGGCGGCTCCAGCTCCAGCACCACCGCCGTTTCCCCCAGAAGATAACAACGCGCTCGCTGCACTCAGGTACCTCTCATCAGGCCGGGTTAGGGATATCAATAAAGGTGACATCCAGATCGGTATTTTCGGTCAGCCATTCGCTCAGGGCGCGAATGCCGCCGCGCTCGGTGGCGTGGTGACCTGCCGCGTAAAAATGCAGCCCCTGTTCACGGGCTGAATGGATGGTCTGCTCGGAGACTTCCCCGGTAATAAAGGCATCAACACCAAAACGCGCGGCGCTATCGATAAAGCCCTGACCGCCGCCGGTGCACCAGGCGACACGCTTCACCGTATCCGGGCCGGTATCGCCGCTCCACAGCGGACGGCGGCCCAGACGTGCTTCAATCCAGGAGGCCAGCTCAAGACCCGGTACCGGCATCGACAGCTCGCCCCACGGTACCAGCGGCTCAATTTCACCCATCACGGTGATCCCTAACAGCTGCGCGAGCTGGACGTTGTTGCCAAGCTCGGGATGAGCGTCCAGCGGCAGGTGATAGCCATAGAGGTTGATATCATTCGCCAGCAACGTTTTCAGTCGGTTGCGCTTCATGCCGCGAACGATCGGTGATTCGTTCTTCCAGAAATAGCCGTGATGGACGATGACCGCATCGGCCTCCTGACGCACGGCTTCATCCAGCAACGCCTGACTGGCGGTCACGCCGGTGATAATTTTTTGCACCGTGTCGCGCCCTTCAACCTGTAACCCGTTCGGGCCGTAGTCGCTGAAGGCACTGCTGTTCAGTTTTTCGTTGATCAAACTTTCCAGTTCGGTATTTTTCATCATGACTCTCTTACGCTTTGCGGGCCGCTTCGTACGCCGCCAGCGTGGCGACGCGCGCCTGTTTATGTTCAACAATCGGACGAGGATAATCGAGTGTTACGCCCTGTTTGTCCGCCCATGCCCACGGGTCGTGGATCGCCTTAGCGGGAACCGCTTTCAGCGCAGGCAACCAGTGGCGGATAAACGTCCCGTCCGCATCAAATTTTTGTCCCTGCGTGGTGGGATTAAAAATCCGGAAGTAAGGTGCCGCATCGGTTCCGGTCGAGGCCGCCCATTGCCAGCCGCCGTTATTCGCCGCGAGATCGCCATCGATCAGCTGAGAAATAAAATACCGCTCCCCGACACGCCAGTCGATAAGCAGATCTTTCACCAGGAAGCTGGCGGTAATCATCCGCAGGCGGTTGTGCATCCATCCGGTTTCATTCAGCTGGCGCATCGCGGCGTCCACAATCGGGTAGCCGGTTTCACCCTTTTGCCAGGCCTGCAGCAGCATCTCGTTTTGCTGCCACTGCACATTTTCGGTCCAGCGAATGAAAGGACGATGTTTACATAATTCAGGGTGATACGTCATCAGATGACGATAGAATTCGCGCCAGATAAGCTCGTTAAGCCATACCGAGCCAGCGCCCCCCTCCAGCGCCTGGGGCTGCTCTGCCAGAAGACGGTGTAAACACTGGCGCGGAGAAAGCACGCCCAGCGCTAAACAGGCCGACAACCGGCTGGTACCTTCAATGGCGGGGAAATCCCGGCGTGCCTCGTAAGCGGCCGCCCCCGTTTTGCAGAACTGGCGCAGCTGCGCGATTGCCGCTTTTTCATCAGCCGGGAATAAAGAGTGGTCATACGCCTGTTGCGGATAGTCAAACGTCAGTTCAGGCAGGTCGTTTACACACTCCCCTCGTGCGGACGGCGCGGCAACACACTCCGGCAACGCCTCTTTCAGCCGTTTGATAAATGCATTTTTAAACGGCGTAAAGACCTTATACATCTCGCGATTGCCGGTCATTACGCTGCCCGGCGCCAGCATGACGCTGTCATCAAATCCCTGACACTCTACATCCCCGAGGATGCGCTCAAGCTCGCGATCGCGCTGCTGTTCATTGAATTCGTACTGGTAGTTGTAAAAAAGATGCGTAACGTCGTTCTGCTGACACACCTCCTGTACCGCGCTGAGCTGAGCGGTAAAATCGCTGACCTCTTTGTAAATCAACGGAATGCCTTTTTCCGCCAGCGAACGTTGCAGGGCATTCAGATGCGAACAGAGATAAGCGGCTTGTCGGGGGGCCATATCATGCTGCTGCCACTGTCCGGGAGTAGCGATAAACAGCGCCAGCACGCGGGCGTGTTCAGAGCGACAGGCCGCCGCCAGGGCGATGTTGTCATGCAGGCGCAGATCCGCGCGAAACCAAACCAGATGGGTGGGCATAAAACTCCAGGCAATTGTCCATTATGTCCGTAAGGGCATGCCGTAAAACGAAAAAGGCACGCATTGAACTACTTTGCCATGAAGTGTAGACAGGATGAAATAAGGTAGTGGCTGTTGATGACTCAGAATAAGAAGATATGCCTGAAAACCACCCAACGAACCGCGAATCAGGAGGGACAAAAAAACCGCCACATTGCTGTAGGCGGTTTGTTTATTGCTGTGTGTAGTCTTTTTATTAGTAGAAATCACAGGTCGCTTTTTCGGCCTGATCCATCCATACCGGCTTCTCGCTGGTTTTTGCCCAGACGCGGTGCAGATAGCTGTAAAAACGTGCGCGATCTTTCCAGAACAACATCACCGGCAGGGCCAGCACGCCAGCCACTACGGCGAAAGCGCGACGCATGAACACGATATGAGCCGGATACTCTTTATAAAGATCCATATTTTTCTCCCCTGTAGTTGGCCGGAAACGGACTCCGGAAAATTCAAAAACTGTGACCTGGATAAAATAATATCGCTTTGTTTGTAATTTTACTACTCATCCGACCACTTATTTTTAGCCGTTTAGCCAAAATTTACATTCACACCGTAATTAAGTTACAAAAAAGTTAACGATTTACTTATCAATAGTTAAATTGTGGGCTTTGCCATTTTTATACTTTTTTTACACCCCTCGTCCTGATTTTTGCGAAATCTTTGCGCCATAAATCCTACCGTTAGCACAAATACAAATGTCACCCGGAGGTGGATTGTGAGTGCAGGCCTTATTGCCGGCATCGTGCTGGTATTCCTGTTATTGGGTTATCTGGTTTATGCCCTGATTAATGCGGAGGCATTCTGATGGCTGCTCAGGCGTTTTTGCTTATTGCCAGTTTTTTAGGGGTGTTGTTCCTGCTGGCAAGACCGCTGGGAACAGTGCTGGCAAGGATGATTAACAACGTGGCGCTGCCGGTGGCAGGTCGCGTTGAAAAAGGGATCTGGCGCGTTCTGGGCATTCGGGAGGGGGAAATGAACTGGCGCCAGTATCTGATGGCGCTCCTGCTGCTGAATATTGTTGGCCTCATCGTCCTCTTCAGCATGCTGATGCTGCAGGGGAGCTTACCGCTCAACCCGCAGCAGTTACCGGGTCTGTCCTGGCATCTGGCGCTGAACACGGCAGTCAGCTTTGTCACTAACACCAACTGGCAGTCCTATGCCGGGGAAACCACGCTGAGCTACTTTAGCCAGATGGCCGGGTTAACCGTGCAAAACTTCCTCTCTGCTGCCACCGGCATTGCGGTGATCTTCGCGCTCACGCGTGCCTTTGCGCGTCAAAATATCAGCACGCTGGGCAACGCATGGGTCGATCTGACACGCATCACGCTGTGGATACTGCTCCCTGTTGCCCTCATTATCGCGCTGTTCTTTATTCAGCAAGGTACCCTGCAAAACCTGCTGCCTTACGCGCCGTATACCTCTCTGGAAGGGGCAAAACAGCTTTTGCCTATGGGGCCGGTGGCGTCGCAGGAAGCCATTAAGATGCTCGGGACTAACGGCGGTGGCTTCTTCAACGCCAACTCGTCGCATCCGTTTGAAAACCCAACAGCGCTGACCAACTTTGTCGAAATGCTGGCGATCTTCCTGATCCCCGCCGCGCTCTGTTTTGCCTTTGGCGATGTGGTCAACGACCGCCGTCAGGGACGCACCCTTCTGTGGACCATGTCTCTGATCTTCGTGGTCTGCGTCGCACTGGTGATGTGGGCGGAATGGAAAGGTAATCCGCATTTCCTGACGCTGGGCGCTGACAGCGCGATCAACATGGAAGGGAAAGAGAGTCGCTTTGGCATCCTGTCCAGCAGTTTGTTTGCCGTGGTTACCACCGCAGCCTCGTGCGGGGCGGTTAACGCCATGCATGACTCCTTTACGGCGCTGGGTGGCATGATCCCAATGTGGCTGATGCAGATTGGCGAAGTGGTGTTTGGCGGCGTGGGCTCTGGTCTTTACGGCATGCTGCTGTTTGTGCTGCTGGCGGTGTTTATCGCCGGTCTGATGATTGGCCGTACCCCGGAATACCTGGGCAAAAAAATCGACGTCCGGGAAATGAAATTAACCGCGCTGGCCATTCTGGTCACGCCTGCCCTCGTGCTGCTCGGCACCGCGCTGGCACTGATGACCGAAGCCGGCCGCAGCGGCATCTTTAACCCGGGTATCCATGGTTTTAGTGAAGTGCTCTACGCCGTCTCGTCTGCGGCGAACAACAACGGCAGCGCCTTTGCAGGCTTAAGTGCCAACTCGCCTTTCTGGAACTGTCTGCTGGCATTCTGCATGTTTGTCGGCCGCTTCGGCGTGATTGTGCCGGTGATGGCCATCGCCGGATCGCTGGTGAATAAAAAAATCCAACCAACCACCACCGGCACATTACCGACACACGGTGCGCTGTTTATTGGCCTGCTGAACGGCACCGTGTTGCTGGTAGGCGCCCTGACCTTTATCCCCGCCCTCGCGTTAGGCCCGGTCGCGGAAACCCTCTCTTTACGCTGATTTTGCGGAGAATTGTCATGAGTCGTAAACAACTGGCCCTGTTCGAACCGTCGTTAGTTCGACAGGCCCTCATGGATGCGGTGAAAAAGCTGAGCCCGCGCGTACAGTGGCACAACCCGGTGATGTTTATCGTCTGGGCAGGCAGCGTGCTGACTACCGTCCTGGCGATTGCCATGGGAACGGGTCACCTCCCGGGCAACGCGATGTTCACCGGAGCCATCAGCCTGTGGCTGTGGTTTACCGTGCTGTTTGCCAACTTTGCCGAGGCGCTGGCGGAAGGCCGCAGTAAAGCGCTGGCCAACAGCCTGAAAGGGGTAAAAAAGACCGCCTTCGCACGTAAATTACGTGAGCCAAAATACGGCGCGCAGATGGACCACGTGCCGGCAGATGAGCTGCGTAAAGGCGATGTGGTGCTGGTGGAAGCCGGTGACATCATCCCCTGTGATGGCGAAGTCATTGAAGGGGGCGCCTCGGTAGACGAGAGCGCTATTACCGGGGAATCCGCGCCGGTCATTCGTGAATCTGGCGGTGACTTCGCCTCGGTCACGGGCGGGACGCGTATTCTCTCCGACTGGCTGGTGATCCAGTGCAGCGTCAACCCGGGTGAAACCTTCCTCGACCGGATGATCGCCATGGTTGAGGGCGCGCAGCGTCGTAAAACACCCAACGAA is a window encoding:
- the pxpC gene encoding 5-oxoprolinase subunit PxpC — protein: MLTLIRAGLYTSVQDAGRFGMRQSGVSYCGALDRPALEIANVLVGNPGNTAALEITLGQCVIEFSQETWFALTGAGCDATLDGKAVWTGWRLRAKAGQRLTLKRPQHGVRSYLAVAGGIDVPEVLGSSSTDQKAGIGGHEGRLLRDGDRLAIKPSTRHFSTAQGVKQLLWGNQIRALPGPEYQEFDEVSQESFWRSPWKISPQSNRMGYRLQGQPLTRTTDRELLSHGLLPGVIQVPGNGQPIVLMNDAQTTGGYPRIACIIEADRYHLAQIPLGQPIHFVQCSLEEALKARQDQQRYLEQLAWRLDGKD
- the pxpA gene encoding 5-oxoprolinase subunit PxpA, giving the protein MVKIDLNADLGEGGSADAELMTLVTSVNIACGFHAGDAQTMLASVRSAIKNGVAIGAHPSFPDRENFGRTAMDLPPKTVYAQTLYQIGALEAIVRSQQGALRHVKPHGMLYNQAANDPALAEAIARAVFDCNPQLILVGLAGSELIRAGQRLGLTTRQEVFADRGYQPDGTLVPRSRPNALITDESLALAQTLQMVREGTVTTVEGTTASVQADTVCLHGDGEHALQFARRLRAAFAEQGILVSA
- the phrB gene encoding deoxyribodipyrimidine photo-lyase, with translation MPTHLVWFRADLRLHDNIALAAACRSEHARVLALFIATPGQWQQHDMAPRQAAYLCSHLNALQRSLAEKGIPLIYKEVSDFTAQLSAVQEVCQQNDVTHLFYNYQYEFNEQQRDRELERILGDVECQGFDDSVMLAPGSVMTGNREMYKVFTPFKNAFIKRLKEALPECVAAPSARGECVNDLPELTFDYPQQAYDHSLFPADEKAAIAQLRQFCKTGAAAYEARRDFPAIEGTSRLSACLALGVLSPRQCLHRLLAEQPQALEGGAGSVWLNELIWREFYRHLMTYHPELCKHRPFIRWTENVQWQQNEMLLQAWQKGETGYPIVDAAMRQLNETGWMHNRLRMITASFLVKDLLIDWRVGERYFISQLIDGDLAANNGGWQWAASTGTDAAPYFRIFNPTTQGQKFDADGTFIRHWLPALKAVPAKAIHDPWAWADKQGVTLDYPRPIVEHKQARVATLAAYEAARKA
- the pxpB gene encoding 5-oxoprolinase subunit PxpB, yielding MQRARCYLLGETAVVLELEPPVTLATQKRIWRLTQRLVDVPEVVEAIPGMNNITVVLRNPHTLALDAIERLQRWWEESEALEPESRTIEIPVVYGGTGGPDLGVVAEHSGLTEKQVVELHASVDYVVWFLGFQPGFPYLGGLPSALHTPRRAEPRLSVPAGTVAIGGEQTGIYPLASPGGWQLIGHTSMPLFEPGLDSPVLLRPGDTLRFIPQKEGVC
- a CDS encoding type 2 GTP cyclohydrolase I, with amino-acid sequence MKNTELESLINEKLNSSAFSDYGPNGLQVEGRDTVQKIITGVTASQALLDEAVRQEADAVIVHHGYFWKNESPIVRGMKRNRLKTLLANDINLYGYHLPLDAHPELGNNVQLAQLLGITVMGEIEPLVPWGELSMPVPGLELASWIEARLGRRPLWSGDTGPDTVKRVAWCTGGGQGFIDSAARFGVDAFITGEVSEQTIHSAREQGLHFYAAGHHATERGGIRALSEWLTENTDLDVTFIDIPNPA
- a CDS encoding citrate synthase, producing MADTKAKLTLNGGDAIELDVLKGTLGQDVIDIRTLGSKGVFTFDPGFTSTASCESKITYIDGDEGILLHRGFPIDQLATESNYLEVCYILLNGEKPTQAQYDEFKTTVTRHTMIHEQITRLFHAFRRDSHPMAVMCGITGALAAFYHDSLDVNNPRHRDIAAFRLLSKMPTMAAMCYKYSIGQPFVYPRNDLSYAGNFLRMMFSTPCEEYEVNPVLERAMDRILILHADHEQNASTSTVRTAGSSGANPFACIAAGIASLWGPAHGGANEAALKMLEEISTVEHIPEFVRRAKDKNDSFRLMGFGHRVYKNYDPRATVMRETCHEVLKELGTKDDLLEVAMELEHIALNDPYFIEKKLYPNVDFYSGIILKAMGIPSSMFTVIFAMARTVGWIAHWNEMHSEGMKIARPRQLYTGYEQRDFKSDLKR
- the kdpF gene encoding K(+)-transporting ATPase subunit F, coding for MSAGLIAGIVLVFLLLGYLVYALINAEAF
- a CDS encoding YbfA family protein, with amino-acid sequence MDLYKEYPAHIVFMRRAFAVVAGVLALPVMLFWKDRARFYSYLHRVWAKTSEKPVWMDQAEKATCDFY
- the sdhC gene encoding succinate dehydrogenase cytochrome b556 subunit, with product MWALFMIRNVKKQRPVNLDLKTIRFPVTAIASILHRVSGVITFVAVGILLWLLGTSLSSPEGFLQASAIMNSFFVKFIMWGILTALAYHVVVGIRHMLMDFGYLEETFEAGKRSANISFVITVVLSLLAGVLVW
- the kdpA gene encoding potassium-transporting ATPase subunit KdpA produces the protein MAAQAFLLIASFLGVLFLLARPLGTVLARMINNVALPVAGRVEKGIWRVLGIREGEMNWRQYLMALLLLNIVGLIVLFSMLMLQGSLPLNPQQLPGLSWHLALNTAVSFVTNTNWQSYAGETTLSYFSQMAGLTVQNFLSAATGIAVIFALTRAFARQNISTLGNAWVDLTRITLWILLPVALIIALFFIQQGTLQNLLPYAPYTSLEGAKQLLPMGPVASQEAIKMLGTNGGGFFNANSSHPFENPTALTNFVEMLAIFLIPAALCFAFGDVVNDRRQGRTLLWTMSLIFVVCVALVMWAEWKGNPHFLTLGADSAINMEGKESRFGILSSSLFAVVTTAASCGAVNAMHDSFTALGGMIPMWLMQIGEVVFGGVGSGLYGMLLFVLLAVFIAGLMIGRTPEYLGKKIDVREMKLTALAILVTPALVLLGTALALMTEAGRSGIFNPGIHGFSEVLYAVSSAANNNGSAFAGLSANSPFWNCLLAFCMFVGRFGVIVPVMAIAGSLVNKKIQPTTTGTLPTHGALFIGLLNGTVLLVGALTFIPALALGPVAETLSLR
- the nei gene encoding endonuclease VIII translates to MPEGPEIRRAADSLEAAIKGKPLTDVWFAFPQLKPFEAPLVGQTVTHIETRGKALLTHFSHNLTLYSHNQLYGVWRVVNTNEQPQTTRVLRVRLQTADKAILLYSASDIEMLTPEQLLTHPFLQRVGPDVLDMRLTANDVKARLLSPKFRNRQFSGLLLDQAFLAGLGNYLRVEILWEVGLAAQHKASQLSDDQLEVLSHALLDIPRLSYNTRGVVDDNKHHGALFRFKVFHRAGKRCERCGGVIEKTTLSSRPFYWCPGCQR
- the sdhD gene encoding succinate dehydrogenase membrane anchor subunit; translated protein: MVSNASALGRNGVHDFILVRATAIVLTLYIIYMIGFFATSGTLTWEIWSGFFGSAFTKVFTLLALFSILIHAWIGMWQVLTDYVKPLAIRLPLQLAIVVALVVYVIYGFVVVWGV